ATCTAGTTTGAAAGGAATCTATCATTTTAACCGCTTGATCTTTTTCAGTAAAGGGGTCCATACCATAGTATTTAATTACCTCCTCATTTGAAAAGATGGAAAAAATCTCATCAACATTTTTTTGTGTAATTTGCACTAAAGATAATCTTTCTGTTTCTAAAATTGGAAAATCCATCATGTTACCCCTTTCTTATACGTCGAATAATCTCATAAAATCAGTTTGTTTATTTGAAGTACCTTATTTTACCATATATCATGATTTAATTTTCTTAATTTTTATTCGATTATTTCTTATTCATTTATATCTAATTCCTCATGAAAATCATTCTGTACAAAAGTATCCTTTTTTTTGTATTATCCAAAAGTTGGGAATAATCCATTTTCACAGAAATAGAAATAAATAGACTCATTTCATTCATAAGGGAGAACAGTTACATGAACAATCCATTAAAAGTGAATCCACAGCATTTTTACAAAGACCCATATTCGTATTTTAGTAACGCTAGAAAAATAAGTCCTATGCTTTATACGGAGCTATTTCAGAGAACTGGAGGCTAGTAACAGGCTATAGAGAAGCAGAAATCATGCTAAAAGACCCCCGTTTTATAAAAGAAGCAACCAAAGTCACTCCACCTGAACAAATACCTGAAAGTGTTATGCCTGCAATTGCGATAAATCGAAAAATGATGTTATTTCGAGATGCTCCTGATCATACAAGACTGAGAAATCTCGTGAACAAAGCATTTTCTCCAAGAATGGTTGAAAATTTACGAACATCGGTAAATGAAATTGCTGATTATTTAATTGCAAATATGAAAGGAAAATTTACCCACGAACTAATACGTGATTTTTCATATTTACTACCTGTATTTGTCATAACTGACCTATTGGGTGTTCCTAAAGAAGATCGGGATTTGTTCCGCGATTGGTCCGATGCATTTATTAAATTTATTGATTTTAATACGACTATGGAGGATTTAGAAATAGTTTCAAAAGATCTTCTTGATGCTTCAAATTATTTCAGAAATCTTATATCTAAAAGAAGAATTGAACCTAAAGAGGACTTAATTAGTAATTTAATTTTTGCAGAGGAATCTGGTGATAAATTAAGTGAAGACGAAATGATCGCAAGTTGTCTTCTTTTATTAATAGCCGGTCATGAAACTACTGTTAATTTAATCACGAATGGTTATTATTTATTATTAAAACATCCTGAGCAATTTGAGCTATTAAAAAATGATTTAACGTTAATCCCTTCAGCTATTGAAGAAGTATTAAGATACGAATCACCTGTTATTTTTACATCAAGGTGGGCTAGAGAAGACTTTGAGTTCGCTGGAAATTCGATTAAAAAGGGCGATTACTTTATGGTTTCATTAGGTGGAGCTAATTACGATCCAACAGTCACAATTAATCCTGAAACATTTGATATCACCCGGAAAAATATAAAACATTTATCATTTTCATCCGGCCCACATTTCTGCTTAGGTGCCCCTCTTGCTAGATTAGAAGGACAAATTGCACTTGAAAAACTGATTAGACATTTAGTGAATCCAGTTCTAATTGAGGAGCCAACTCGCCGTAAAAATGTTGCATTTCGAGGGTTTAAAAGCTTAAAGATTCAGGCAAGTATTCAGTAAAGTTTCTAGCAAATTATGTACTTTTCCAGATAGAAATTAAATTTTAATTTTCTAAGTTGTAGTAATGAAAATAATACAATATATAACATAAAAAAGAGCATCTTGATCTCGATGCTCTTTTTTACTGTTCAAAATCCTTCATTAAAAGGGACCAAAGAAATAAAGTTCTAAATGAATTCACATTTGGCTTATTTGTAGTAAAATATTTAATCCTTTTTTTAAATCTTCTAACGAAGCGTAGGCATAAGAAAGACGAATATGGTGTAAATCTCTTGGTTCATAAATATAACCTGGATTGATCAATATATTTTCTTTAAGTAATTTTAAAAATAAAGTCTTATTTACAATCGGATTATGAAATCTGAGCCATATGTAGAAACCACCTTCCGACTTTTTCCATGAAGCTATTTTTTTAAATTCCTTTTCTAAAATTTCTTCTACATAATTAGCTCTTCTTTGCAATTGTTCACGAAGGTTTATAAGATGCTTTTCGTATAGACCGTTTGAGATCCAATGTGAGACGATTTCTTGCGAAAAGGCACTTGAACCATAATCTGTTTGCATTTTAATATCAGCTAATCGTTCAATTACAGGTGAAGGTGCAACAACCCAACCAATTCTTAATCCTGGACTTAGTGTTTTGGATACACTTCCTATATAAAGAACTAGTCCTGAAGTATCAAACGATTTTATAGCAGGTGTTGATGATTCAAAAAGCAATTCGTGATAGACATCATCTTCAATAATCGGAATTTGTAGCTCTTTGCATGTATTAAATAGATTTTGCTTCTCTTCCAACGACCAATTATAGCCCGTTGGATTGTTTAGTGTTGGCACACAGTAGAATAAAGATTGCTTCTTCCCTTTATGTGCCCGTAAATTATCTTTTAAGTGATATTCCCTTGATACTGAAATCATTCGCATACCATTTGATTGAAAGGGATGTACTGAATTTAAATACGAAAATTGTTCTTGAAATAAAATGGATCCCTCTTCCAATAATCCAACTGCAATTAATTGAAGTGCTTGAAGTGCACCCGAAACAATTAAAATATTCTCTGGTGCTGATTCAATACCACGTTTTTTTAAATAATTACATAAAATTCCTCGGAGCTTTTCACTTCCTTGCGGAGATGAATAGCCAATTGCTTTGGAATCAAGTGAGATCTTTCTTAACGAATCTTCTATTTGTTTAGTTGGTAGTAATTCAGGTGATAATTCACCTGTTCCAAGTCGTATGATATGATCCATTTGCTCGTATTCATTTATGAGTTGAATCGTATGGTAGTTTGGTTTATGAATACTTGATTCAATATGTCTCTGCCAATTTGGTTGATATTTGCTCAAAAGTACGTTCCAAGAATTGTTAGCCACATAAACCCCTGAACCCATTTTGGATTCGATCAAACCATCTGCCCTTAATTCATCAAGTGCAAGTTGTACGGTACTACGATTCACATTAAATTGCGTTGCTAGTTGACGCTGTGTTGGAATCTTTGTGCCAACAGACCAATCACCTCGTTCAATACGAGATTTTATCCAATCTACAATTTGCTCTTGCACAGTCAAATGAGAATCACGATTTGGTTTCCATTTCATCTAACTCCCCCTAAATTGGATGGATATAAAACCATCCAATTGGTTGTTTTCTTTTAGTTTTATCATAGTACGATTGTAATTGAAAGGGAGTTGATTTGATGGAAGCCATTATTCATGGTCTAGTCTTAGCATTCGGACTTATTTTACCTTTAGGGGTACAGAATGTATTTGTATTTTCACAAGGTGCCACACAACCAAAACTAATTCGGGCGCTTCCAGCGACTTTTACTGCTGCTGTATGCGATACTTTTTTAATTCTTTTAGCTGTTTTTGGACTTTCCACGATCGTTCTACAATTTGAATGGCTAAAAATTAGCTTGATGATTGCTGGCATTTTGTTTTTAGTATACATGGGGTATGTTATTTGGAAATCTAAACCTGTAGCAAATGAATCGAAGAACAGTGCATTACCTAGCCGACAGCAAATCATTTTTGCTTTATCAGTTTCCTTATTAAACCCCCATGCAATCTTAGATACAGTAGGTGTAATTGGAACAAGTGCATTAAAATATGTCGGTAAGGAGCAAGTTTTCTTTACGATCGCATGTATTACAGTATCTTGGATTTGGTTTTTTGGATTAACGGTCGCAGGCTCAGTCATGAAGAAGGTAGATAGTACAGGAGGTTTAATGAATTTATTCAACAAATTCTCCGCCTTGTTTATTTGGGGAACGGCTATTTATCTTTTAATTGGATTAACTTAATGTAGATTATAGGATGATCAAATCATGATCATCCTTTATTACTAGTGGAACTTAAGCATTGAGTAGTTGATAAAGCTATTTTTAAAATTATCTTTTTTCAATAGGTTTAGCAAAAATAATAGATATTAAAAATTCAATAAATCCACCGCTAATAGAACCGGCAAATGCTGAGTTCATTTCGCCATGAAATAGGAATACTCTAACTAAAAAATACGATATTGCAAAAGAAAATGCGTATATCAAATAGAAATAAATGCTCTTTTTAGAAATCATCTAATCCTCGTTAAATCATTCTATACTAATTAATTCAACAGCTATTTTAATAAACCTTTAAACTATTGAATTAAAAAATAGGAGCTCTTGCCCACGTCATTTAAGAAGTAAAATGACAGACTAAAATCTTGTTATTAGTCTGTCATTTCAATTTAAGTATTCAATTAATTAGAAGCAACTAATTCAATTTCGGACTGATAATTACCAACTTTAATTTCTTTTCCATTCACTTCATTCTTAACAACTAGTTTTCTCATTAATAAGTTTTCCTCAAGCATTCCTTTAAACTTTTCAATGATTTCAATAAACTCTGGATTAGCTGTTATTCCAATGTCTACGCGCATATTAATTGGTAGATTTAATTCTTTTCGGTATTCTTGAATAGATCTGATTAATTCTCTTACAGTACCTTCGTGGATAAGATCTTCTGTTAGTAATGTGTCGAGGGTCACTGTATATTCGCCATTCGTCGCTGATGCAAAGCCTTCTCTTCCGCTTTTTTCAACTAAAATATCTTGTGCGTCGACTTTTACAGTTTCCCCTGATTCAATTAATACATTAACGTACCCACTCTCAATCACTTTTTTTGCATCTTCATTTGTTAATGATTGAAGTGATTTATTGACTAAATTTGAAAGCTTTCCAAATTTTGCTCCTGATTTTTTAAAATCCAGTTTCATTTTTAAGATTGAAAACTCATTTTCGTTGTTTACTTGTTGGAATTTTTTTACGTTTAGCTCATCTAAAACAATTTCTTTATATGACTCCCAATTGATCTCCTCATTGTTACTAACTAAAGTTAAACTAGCTAGTGGCTGTTTGATCTTTAATGAATTTGCATTTCGGATGCTTCTTCCAAGTTCCACAACTTTTAAAACTGCATCCATTTCCTTTTCAAGCAGAACATCGATTAATGTTTCATCGCAAACTGGAAAATCAGATAAATGGACGCTTTGTTTTGTTAAATTAAAATAAACATCTTCCGCTAAGAATGGTGTAAATGGTGCTAATAATTGACTTACTTTTGTTAATACTTCAAACAGTGTATAGTAAGCCGCTGCCTTCTCTTCATTCATTCCACTTGACCAGAATCGTTCTCTTGATCTTCTTACATACCAATTGCTTACTTCATCTACTAGTTTAGCGATGTCTCTTGCAGCATT
This genomic interval from Gottfriedia acidiceleris contains the following:
- a CDS encoding cytochrome P450, with translation MLKDPRFIKEATKVTPPEQIPESVMPAIAINRKMMLFRDAPDHTRLRNLVNKAFSPRMVENLRTSVNEIADYLIANMKGKFTHELIRDFSYLLPVFVITDLLGVPKEDRDLFRDWSDAFIKFIDFNTTMEDLEIVSKDLLDASNYFRNLISKRRIEPKEDLISNLIFAEESGDKLSEDEMIASCLLLLIAGHETTVNLITNGYYLLLKHPEQFELLKNDLTLIPSAIEEVLRYESPVIFTSRWAREDFEFAGNSIKKGDYFMVSLGGANYDPTVTINPETFDITRKNIKHLSFSSGPHFCLGAPLARLEGQIALEKLIRHLVNPVLIEEPTRRKNVAFRGFKSLKIQASIQ
- a CDS encoding PLP-dependent aminotransferase family protein; this encodes MKWKPNRDSHLTVQEQIVDWIKSRIERGDWSVGTKIPTQRQLATQFNVNRSTVQLALDELRADGLIESKMGSGVYVANNSWNVLLSKYQPNWQRHIESSIHKPNYHTIQLINEYEQMDHIIRLGTGELSPELLPTKQIEDSLRKISLDSKAIGYSSPQGSEKLRGILCNYLKKRGIESAPENILIVSGALQALQLIAVGLLEEGSILFQEQFSYLNSVHPFQSNGMRMISVSREYHLKDNLRAHKGKKQSLFYCVPTLNNPTGYNWSLEEKQNLFNTCKELQIPIIEDDVYHELLFESSTPAIKSFDTSGLVLYIGSVSKTLSPGLRIGWVVAPSPVIERLADIKMQTDYGSSAFSQEIVSHWISNGLYEKHLINLREQLQRRANYVEEILEKEFKKIASWKKSEGGFYIWLRFHNPIVNKTLFLKLLKENILINPGYIYEPRDLHHIRLSYAYASLEDLKKGLNILLQISQM
- a CDS encoding LysE/ArgO family amino acid transporter translates to MEAIIHGLVLAFGLILPLGVQNVFVFSQGATQPKLIRALPATFTAAVCDTFLILLAVFGLSTIVLQFEWLKISLMIAGILFLVYMGYVIWKSKPVANESKNSALPSRQQIIFALSVSLLNPHAILDTVGVIGTSALKYVGKEQVFFTIACITVSWIWFFGLTVAGSVMKKVDSTGGLMNLFNKFSALFIWGTAIYLLIGLT